From Triticum urartu cultivar G1812 chromosome 2, Tu2.1, whole genome shotgun sequence, a single genomic window includes:
- the LOC125540350 gene encoding protein ROH1-like has translation MPATDSSASPAHHHHHTSFGRHILSLRHREHGQIHSAPPTPDHANTANPSSSPADREVDAFQRHAAELLLDLLPCSPDAAPADAKNAPPEILSIAWTQHLLDSFLICLEEFRSALLGGGPGALARPPLDRLVADFFDRAVKALDLCNALRDGLDLLRQWRKHLAIAAAALAPQGAASDPAAPLGEGQIRRARKALTDLTILMLDDKDAGGGGQRNRSFGRTGNGGKDAAGGQSRGHHRRSSSGSGSGSGGSHFRSLSWSVSRTWSASRQLQAIGGNLPVPRANDVAATGGLASAVYTMGSVLFVTAWALVAAIPCQDRGLQAHFAVPRSFPWAGPVTTLYERVLEESKKKDRKHSCGLLKEIHLIERWSRQLMEITDAAQFPLDKEKDAEVREAAQELVQVCEALKEGLDPLERQVREMFHRIVRTRTEILDCLSRPNTAE, from the coding sequence ATGCCGGCCACCGACTCCTCCGCCTCGCCggcgcaccaccaccaccacacctcCTTCGGCCGCCACATCCTCTCGCTCCGCCACCGCGAGCACGGCCAGATCCACTCCGCCCCGCCCACGCCCGACCACGCCAACACCGCCaacccctcctcctcccccgccGACCGCGAAGTCGACGCCTTTCAGCGCCACGCCGCCGAGCTGCTCCTCGACCTGCTCCCCTGCTCCCCCGACGCCGCCCCCGCCGACGCCAAGAACGCCCCGCCGGAGATCCTGTCGATAGCGTGGACCCAGCACCTGCTCGACTCCTTCCTCATCTGCCTCGAGGAGTTCCGCTCCGCGCTCCTCGGCGGCGGCCCCGGGGCCCTCGCGCGCCCCCCGCTCGACCGCCTCGTCGCCGACTTCTTCGACCGCGCCGTCAAGGCGCTCGACCTCTGCAACGCGCTCCGCGACGGCCTCGACCTGCTCCGCCAGTGGCGCAAGCAcctcgccatcgccgccgccgcgctcGCCCCGCAGGGCGCCGCGTCCGACCCCGCCGCGCCGCTCGGGGAGGGCCAGATCCGCCGCGCCCGCAAGGCGCTCACCGACCTCACCATCCTCATGCTCGACGACAAGGACGCCGGCGGCGGGGGGCAGCGGAACCGCTCCTTCGGCCGGACGGGTAACGGCGGCAAGGACGCCGCCGGGGGCCAGAGCCGGGGGCACCACCGCCGCAGCAGCAGCGGCTCCGGCTCCGGCTCCGGCGGCTCCCACTTCAGGTCGCTGTCCTGGAGCGTGTCCCGCACCTGGTCCGCGTCCCGCCAGCTGCAGGCCATCGGGGGCAACCTGCCGGTGCCCCGCGCCAACGACGTCGCCGCCACGGGCGGCCTCGCCTCCGCCGTGTACACCATGGGCTCCGTGCTCTTCGTCACCGCCTGGGCGCTCGTCGCCGCCATCCCCTGCCAGGACCGCGGCCTCCAGGCGCACTTCGCCGTGCCCAGGAGCTTCCCCTGGGCCGGCCCGGTCACCACGCTCTACGAGCGCGTCCTCGAGGAGTCCAAGAAGAAGGACCGCAAGCACTCGTGCGGGCTGCTCAAGGAGATACACCTCATCGAGCGTTGGTCGCGGCAGCTCATGGAGATCACCGACGCCGCGCAATTCCCCCTGGACAAGGAGAAGGACGCCGAGGTGCGGGAGGCCGCGCAGGAGCTGGTGCAGGTGTGCGAGGCACTCAAGGAAGGGCTCGACCCGCTCGAGCGGCAGGTGCGCGAGATGTTCCACCGCATCGTGCGCACCAGGACGGAGATCCTCGACTGCTTGAGTAGGCCCAACACCGCCGAGTAG